DNA from Actinoplanes sp. SE50/110:
GGTGATTCTGGACGTCGCCGAACGGATCCGGGCGCGGGCCAGGCCCGGGGCGTGGATCGTGGACTTCACCAACCCGGTGGGGATCGTGACGCGGGCGCTGCTCGATGCCGGGCACCGGGCGGTGGGACTGTGCAATGTGGCGATCGGGTTCCAGCGACGGTTCGCCTCCTATCTGGAGGTTCCGCCGGGCTCGGTGGTCCTGGACCATGTGGGGTTGAACCACCTGACGTGGGAGCGGGCGGCGTTCGTCGACGGCGTTGATCGACTTCCCGAACTGCTCTCCCGGCACCTGTCGGACATCGCGGGACAGGTGGATGTGCCGGCGGAGATCATCTCCATGCTGGGCAGCGTTCCGTCTTACTATTTGTCATACTTCTATCGCCATGACGGGCATGTGCGCGAGGCGTTGGGGGCGCCCACCCGCGGGCAGCGCGTGGCGGAGATCGAGGCGACCCTGCTGGACATGTACCGCGATGTCACCCTGACCGAGAAGCCGGCCCTGCTCGCCGAACGCGGCGGCGCCTTCTACTCCGAAGCCGCCGTCGGCCTGCTCGCCTCCCTGTTCGGCCTCGACGACGACGCCGTCCACTCGGTGAACGTCCGCAACCTCGGCACCCTGCCGTTCCTGCCCGCCGACGCGGTCATCGAGGTCTCCGCCCGCGCCGGCCGGACCGGCCCCGATCCGCTGCCGGTCACCGCTCTGCCGCCCGACCTGGCCGGCCTCATCACGCACACCTGGTCGTACGAGGAACTCGCCCTCGACGCCGCCCTGCGCGGTGGCCGCGACCGTGTCTACCGGGCGCTGCTGGCCCACCCGCTGATCGGCCAGCACGAAAGGGCCACCGCCCTCACCGACAGGCTGATCGCCGCCGGCCGTGACCACCTCGCGTGGGCCCGATGACCGCGCTGTTCCTGGCGGCCGACGGCGGCAACTCGAAGACCGACCTGGTCCTCGGTACCGCGGACGGCGAGATCCTGGCGATGGTGCGCGGCGGCACCTCGTCGCCGCACAACATCGGGCTGGACGGCACCATCGAGGTGCTCGGCAAGCTGATCGCCGCGGCCCGGGCCGAGGCCGGCCTGGCGGCGGACACCGCGATCGACGCGATCGGCGTCTACCTGGCCGGCGCCGACCTGCCCGACGAGGTGACCGCCCTGCACGAGGCGGTCACCGCGCAGGGCTGGGCGCGGCGGGTCCGGGCCGACAACGACTGC
Protein-coding regions in this window:
- a CDS encoding 6-phospho-beta-glucosidase, whose translation is MKIAVVGGGSTYTPELVDGFARLGTMVTELVLIDPSAERLDIVGAFAARIFAQYGHPGKVTWTTDLDAGVTDADAAVIQLRVGGQRARISDESFPLECGCVGQETTGAGGLAKALRTVPVILDVAERIRARARPGAWIVDFTNPVGIVTRALLDAGHRAVGLCNVAIGFQRRFASYLEVPPGSVVLDHVGLNHLTWERAAFVDGVDRLPELLSRHLSDIAGQVDVPAEIISMLGSVPSYYLSYFYRHDGHVREALGAPTRGQRVAEIEATLLDMYRDVTLTEKPALLAERGGAFYSEAAVGLLASLFGLDDDAVHSVNVRNLGTLPFLPADAVIEVSARAGRTGPDPLPVTALPPDLAGLITHTWSYEELALDAALRGGRDRVYRALLAHPLIGQHERATALTDRLIAAGRDHLAWAR